The following proteins come from a genomic window of Candidatus Leptovillus gracilis:
- a CDS encoding zinc ribbon domain-containing protein, translating to MTIKTICQECHTPNPPGGKFCSNCGARLPKSTSLICPRCQTPNPTSNFYCDKCGSRLVQEEAPPPSQTPAAAAEDLPTSAKMLSLPVRKPGETGELNADNVMDWLRAGQGAASPEGDKPDTGKLPRLSDLTPEQRGVTDDLPAWLVDSSSQEYPIEAPQDITTEHFLNLIQQVDEEERKKLTGMLSDPAIVGSGKLPEWLQDFVQSTGEAAETPTAAPAKTPTPAKKTGDSDDLDWLSELGPLNTDILSQPAQAAASQPTISQSDGLPDWLDELEPPNTDMLSRPTMLPADPTLEAILSGEGVPDWLVGNNIPDTDGLSLPSSGTYEEEPAEEDDDYPDWLVSPPDTSELALPGSPQPTTTSAADVSAQKAVSDWLTGFDDDEEEEEGDDDIWDAAPVATAVTSLPEEKAHKSLTDWLDDIDESPPQQTEPAAAEWTDDDAAEDWLAADQATAVPSLVNVNLTDWWTEQSTPTDAEADEDEAEEAMAFGMTGALPDWLDELEPAESTSGETTPMFMADMLDDLLGLAPVETASVAEEPAALEQPAEDLSFSEIVEQTSDIYALDLDKEPDWLSELAAFDPNDLVARNTIVAAETAISPPPPDTSAEDEIAETFDLADWPALAAEETVAVPDDEWASLDEILDGTEEETGLADWLEQLTTPTDAAFLDVAEDEAEETLIETGDLPAWVANMRPEDARQQDSLLPSVLPTTEQDFFAIADDMAEADLPEWLEDTAVRPLERMAAPPSGAELPSWIDTESELGEPSSELASILAGLPAALPPEELLQKAEIPDWIQNLKPAELSGQPAATIDFKLETTGPLAGMPDVVKIEPIVAMPRSVHPLIPFTVTPEQQQQARLLRQLVQEEQQAVYQGGAAVKVTGRRGLRFLLAALLLIVVALALAGPDWLTGRPPASLPPAAAALNTAVTAATGKPVLVAFDYTPAMAGELDHQARLLLGQLQANGSPILIVSQSAAGTAVADSLTQSLNTPPINLGMLAGEAIGLRQLGNCVGSPPVACPTLQGRGLSQEAQTALQDLGLIIVLTGERANLLNWVEQVGTAADVPLVVGATQALGPVVAPYYASGQLQGYLDGLPATVALAAHVGASDTLAQAQRQYGAQSLVQLAAALLLVVGALIMATARKKPGAQGR from the coding sequence ATGACTATCAAGACCATTTGCCAGGAATGCCATACGCCCAACCCACCCGGCGGCAAGTTTTGCAGCAACTGCGGCGCTCGCCTGCCTAAAAGCACCAGCCTGATCTGCCCCCGCTGCCAGACGCCCAACCCGACCAGCAATTTTTACTGCGACAAGTGCGGTTCACGCCTGGTACAAGAAGAGGCGCCGCCGCCCAGCCAGACGCCCGCCGCGGCCGCCGAGGATTTGCCCACCAGCGCCAAGATGCTCTCGTTGCCAGTCCGCAAACCAGGAGAAACTGGTGAGTTAAACGCCGATAACGTCATGGATTGGCTGCGGGCCGGGCAAGGGGCCGCCAGCCCAGAAGGCGACAAACCCGACACCGGCAAGCTGCCCCGTCTGTCAGACCTGACACCAGAACAGCGCGGCGTAACAGACGATCTGCCAGCCTGGCTGGTTGATTCCAGCAGCCAGGAATATCCCATTGAAGCGCCACAAGACATCACCACCGAGCATTTTCTCAACCTGATTCAACAAGTTGACGAAGAAGAACGCAAAAAACTGACCGGCATGTTAAGCGATCCGGCTATTGTCGGCAGCGGTAAACTGCCAGAATGGCTGCAAGACTTTGTACAGTCCACTGGCGAGGCAGCAGAAACGCCAACCGCAGCGCCAGCCAAAACGCCAACGCCAGCCAAAAAAACGGGAGACAGCGATGATCTGGATTGGTTGAGCGAGTTAGGCCCGCTTAATACCGACATTCTGTCCCAACCGGCGCAGGCAGCGGCGAGCCAGCCGACTATCTCCCAGTCTGATGGCTTACCCGACTGGTTGGACGAATTGGAACCGCCGAATACGGATATGCTTTCGCGGCCAACGATGCTGCCAGCCGACCCGACGCTGGAAGCCATTTTATCCGGCGAAGGCGTGCCAGACTGGTTGGTTGGCAACAACATACCGGATACAGACGGGTTGTCTTTGCCTTCTTCGGGGACATATGAAGAGGAACCAGCAGAAGAGGACGACGATTACCCAGATTGGCTCGTTTCGCCGCCAGATACCAGCGAGTTGGCGCTGCCGGGAAGCCCACAGCCAACAACAACTTCGGCGGCCGACGTAAGCGCCCAGAAAGCTGTTTCTGACTGGTTGACCGGCTTTGACGATGACGAGGAAGAAGAAGAGGGTGATGATGACATCTGGGATGCTGCGCCAGTGGCAACGGCCGTCACATCGCTGCCAGAAGAGAAAGCCCACAAATCGTTAACCGATTGGCTGGATGACATAGACGAGTCGCCGCCGCAACAGACGGAACCAGCCGCCGCTGAATGGACCGACGACGACGCTGCCGAGGATTGGTTGGCCGCTGATCAGGCAACGGCCGTGCCCTCGCTGGTAAACGTAAACCTGACTGACTGGTGGACCGAACAGTCCACGCCAACCGACGCCGAAGCAGACGAAGACGAAGCCGAAGAAGCTATGGCCTTTGGCATGACCGGGGCGCTGCCCGATTGGCTGGATGAGTTGGAACCGGCCGAGTCCACTTCCGGCGAAACCACGCCCATGTTCATGGCCGACATGTTGGACGATTTGTTAGGTCTGGCGCCAGTCGAAACCGCATCTGTCGCCGAGGAACCGGCGGCGTTGGAACAGCCGGCCGAGGATCTGTCCTTCAGCGAAATAGTGGAACAGACGTCGGACATCTATGCCCTGGACCTGGATAAAGAACCGGACTGGTTGAGTGAACTGGCGGCCTTCGACCCCAACGATCTGGTGGCCCGGAATACCATCGTCGCGGCTGAAACGGCCATATCGCCACCGCCGCCTGACACAAGCGCTGAAGATGAAATCGCCGAGACATTCGACCTGGCCGACTGGCCGGCTTTAGCCGCCGAAGAAACGGTGGCCGTCCCTGACGACGAATGGGCTTCCCTGGACGAAATTTTAGACGGAACAGAGGAGGAAACTGGACTGGCCGATTGGCTAGAACAGTTAACCACACCGACAGACGCCGCCTTCCTTGATGTGGCGGAAGATGAAGCAGAGGAAACATTGATCGAGACCGGCGACCTGCCTGCATGGGTCGCCAATATGCGCCCGGAAGATGCCCGGCAGCAAGACAGCCTGCTGCCATCTGTACTACCCACCACGGAACAAGACTTTTTTGCCATCGCCGACGACATGGCCGAGGCCGACCTGCCAGAATGGTTGGAAGATACGGCCGTGCGCCCACTGGAAAGAATGGCCGCGCCGCCATCGGGCGCGGAACTCCCTTCATGGATAGATACAGAGAGTGAGCTGGGTGAACCTTCCAGCGAGTTAGCCTCTATTCTGGCGGGGTTACCGGCAGCGCTGCCACCGGAAGAACTGCTGCAAAAAGCAGAAATTCCTGATTGGATTCAAAACCTCAAACCCGCAGAACTCAGCGGCCAGCCGGCCGCCACCATTGATTTTAAGCTAGAAACCACCGGCCCGCTGGCTGGAATGCCAGACGTGGTCAAAATCGAACCGATTGTCGCCATGCCGCGCAGCGTCCATCCGTTGATTCCGTTTACTGTTACCCCGGAACAGCAGCAGCAGGCGCGCCTGCTGCGCCAGCTTGTCCAGGAAGAGCAGCAAGCTGTTTATCAAGGCGGCGCGGCTGTCAAAGTCACTGGTCGGCGCGGGCTGCGTTTCTTGTTGGCGGCGCTGCTGCTGATAGTCGTTGCCTTGGCATTGGCCGGTCCCGATTGGTTAACCGGTCGCCCACCGGCATCATTGCCACCGGCCGCCGCTGCCCTGAACACGGCCGTAACCGCAGCCACCGGCAAACCTGTTTTAGTCGCCTTCGACTACACCCCGGCAATGGCCGGCGAGTTAGACCACCAGGCCCGGCTGTTGTTGGGCCAGCTCCAGGCCAACGGCAGCCCAATCCTGATCGTCAGTCAATCGGCGGCAGGTACGGCCGTTGCCGACAGCCTCACCCAATCATTGAACACGCCGCCCATCAACCTGGGCATGTTAGCCGGTGAAGCCATTGGGCTGCGCCAGCTTGGCAATTGTGTCGGCAGCCCACCAGTGGCCTGCCCTACACTGCAAGGGCGCGGCCTCAGCCAGGAGGCCCAAACTGCTTTACAAGACCTGGGGCTGATTATTGTGCTGACCGGTGAACGCGCCAATCTGCTTAACTGGGTAGAACAAGTCGGAACGGCCGCCGACGTTCCTCTGGTCGTCGGCGCAACCCAGGCGCTTGGTCCAGTGGTAGCGCCTTATTACGCCAGCGGCCAGTTGCAAGGCTACCTGGACGGCCTGCCGGCGACGGTTGCCCTGGCCGCGCATGTCGGCGCTTCAGATACATTGGCCCAGGCGCAGCGGCAGTATGGCGCACAAAGCCTGGTGCAGCTTGCCGCCGCGCTGCTGCTGGTGGTGGGCGCATTGATCATGGCCACGGCCCGGAAAAAGCCTGGGGCACAAGGACGATGA
- a CDS encoding diacylglycerol kinase family lipid kinase, whose product MQIQVILNPAADNGRARHFQAPILQAAAPLGGLEVVVAQRPGHAVDLARLAAEAGVGLVVAAGGDGTVHEVINGLYTSGSPQARLGVIPLGSGNDFAFSAGLAADWAAAVPRLFSGQSKWVDLARIEADNGRVRYFGNNFGVGFDARVVVQTIKMTRVHGFMKYFFAVLHSIAFYYHTPHLDIHFDDDAAAQRVLFLALGIGRRSGGGFLLTPDARQDDGLIDSCLVNPIGRLTMLQMLTQAVKGTHIHSRHVTMRQSRRITIQLREPTPMHIDGEMFAYPEDNVRQVTITSIPAALEVVG is encoded by the coding sequence GTGCAAATACAGGTGATTCTAAATCCGGCGGCCGATAACGGCCGTGCCCGACATTTCCAGGCTCCTATTCTTCAGGCGGCCGCGCCGCTTGGCGGCCTGGAGGTTGTTGTGGCGCAGCGTCCTGGTCATGCGGTGGACCTGGCGCGCCTGGCGGCCGAGGCGGGGGTTGGCCTGGTGGTGGCCGCCGGCGGTGATGGCACGGTTCATGAAGTCATCAACGGCTTGTATACTTCTGGCAGCCCGCAAGCCAGGTTGGGCGTTATCCCACTGGGTTCGGGCAATGATTTTGCCTTTAGCGCCGGCCTGGCCGCAGATTGGGCAGCGGCCGTGCCCCGCCTGTTTTCCGGCCAAAGCAAGTGGGTAGACCTGGCCCGCATTGAAGCGGATAACGGCCGTGTCCGATACTTCGGCAACAACTTCGGCGTCGGTTTCGACGCCCGTGTGGTGGTGCAAACCATCAAGATGACCCGCGTTCATGGCTTTATGAAGTATTTTTTCGCTGTGCTGCACAGCATTGCCTTCTACTACCATACGCCTCATCTGGACATTCATTTCGACGACGACGCTGCTGCTCAGCGAGTATTATTTTTGGCTTTGGGCATTGGGCGGCGCAGCGGCGGCGGCTTTCTGCTAACGCCCGATGCGCGTCAGGATGACGGCCTGATTGACAGTTGTCTGGTAAATCCCATTGGCCGGTTGACAATGCTGCAAATGTTGACGCAGGCGGTTAAAGGGACTCACATCCACAGCCGCCACGTTACCATGCGCCAGAGCCGGCGCATTACCATTCAGCTTCGGGAACCGACGCCCATGCACATAGATGGCGAGATGTTTGCCTACCCTGAAGACAACGTTCGCCAGGTGACCATCACCAGCATTCCCGCCGCTCTAGAGGTGGTGGGGTAA
- a CDS encoding helicase-associated domain-containing protein, translating to MRSLEQALQDHDLIVLRVIGEWWEMDLTGMDKAACVRTLAQALAQLDMPQELLYLSPEEAAALQELIQAGGQVPVAAYSRTHGEVRLMGPGRLEREEPWFDPVSPAESLWYRGFLFRGFDETAEGLIEFYYLPGELLGQFPQAGGKEAADTAVSPAISLQPAAAPKLVNTAVHDAVDDLTTLLAAAQTTSLGPETLAAIRPLLGDANPDRLSLLMTLADEMGLLRQADNVLRPTRAAINWLKQSREAQLRDMAEAWSSSIWNDLCHTPGLRCEGEGWSNEPILARAALLDHLPRTTDWYRLADLVAHIKLDDPDFQRPDGNYDTWYVRDLAGDAYVTSFANWDLVEGRLLRFLVRGPLAWLGLTETGFDGDDLFHLTARGLGWLQGQPPTADEVRVPLVVQADATVLVPHNADRYQRFQVARISEAEPVAAGQPYLYRLTPATLAAAQQQGIVADRILQFLAEASGRPLPMSVKRSLARWAERGVEGRLETAVILRVREAGILETLRANPKTRPFLGESLGDLAVMVRRNDWANLREATAQLGLLLDDAGVL from the coding sequence ATGCGTTCTTTAGAACAAGCCCTTCAGGATCATGATTTAATCGTTTTGCGTGTCATTGGCGAGTGGTGGGAGATGGACCTGACCGGCATGGACAAGGCGGCCTGTGTCCGAACGCTGGCCCAGGCGTTGGCGCAGTTGGACATGCCACAAGAATTGCTGTATCTGTCGCCCGAAGAGGCGGCGGCGCTGCAAGAATTGATCCAGGCCGGTGGGCAGGTCCCGGTGGCGGCCTACAGCCGGACGCATGGCGAAGTGCGCCTGATGGGGCCGGGTCGTTTGGAACGCGAAGAACCGTGGTTTGACCCCGTTAGCCCGGCCGAGTCATTATGGTATCGTGGTTTTTTGTTTCGCGGCTTCGACGAGACGGCTGAAGGGCTGATTGAGTTTTATTATTTGCCGGGGGAACTGCTGGGCCAGTTTCCGCAGGCGGGTGGCAAAGAGGCGGCGGACACGGCCGTTTCCCCCGCCATCTCCTTGCAGCCCGCAGCCGCGCCAAAACTGGTCAATACGGCCGTCCACGATGCCGTAGACGACCTGACCACGCTGCTGGCCGCTGCCCAAACTACCAGCCTGGGACCAGAAACCCTGGCCGCTATACGGCCGTTGTTGGGCGACGCCAACCCCGACCGCCTCTCGCTGCTGATGACCCTGGCCGATGAAATGGGCCTGCTGCGGCAGGCAGACAATGTGCTGCGACCGACGCGCGCCGCCATCAACTGGCTCAAGCAAAGCCGCGAAGCCCAACTGCGCGACATGGCCGAAGCGTGGAGCAGCTCCATCTGGAACGACCTGTGCCATACACCTGGGCTGCGCTGCGAAGGCGAAGGCTGGAGCAACGAACCCATCCTGGCCCGCGCTGCCTTGTTGGACCATCTGCCGCGTACCACTGATTGGTATCGTCTGGCTGACCTGGTAGCCCACATCAAACTTGATGACCCAGATTTTCAGCGGCCAGACGGCAACTACGACACCTGGTACGTGCGCGACCTGGCGGGTGACGCCTATGTGACCAGCTTTGCCAATTGGGATTTGGTAGAAGGGCGGCTGCTGCGCTTTTTGGTGCGGGGGCCGTTGGCCTGGCTGGGCCTGACGGAAACGGGTTTTGATGGCGACGATTTGTTCCACCTGACGGCGCGGGGACTGGGCTGGCTGCAAGGCCAGCCGCCGACGGCCGATGAAGTCCGTGTGCCTTTAGTGGTGCAGGCCGACGCCACCGTTTTGGTCCCGCACAATGCGGACCGTTACCAGCGCTTCCAGGTGGCCCGCATCAGCGAAGCCGAACCAGTGGCGGCCGGGCAGCCGTATCTGTACCGGCTGACGCCGGCGACATTGGCCGCGGCGCAGCAGCAAGGCATTGTCGCCGACCGTATTTTGCAATTTCTGGCGGAGGCCAGTGGACGGCCGTTACCCATGAGTGTCAAGCGTTCGCTGGCGCGTTGGGCGGAACGGGGGGTGGAAGGGCGGCTGGAAACGGCCGTTATTCTGCGCGTGCGCGAGGCGGGTATTCTGGAAACGCTGCGAGCCAACCCCAAGACACGGCCGTTTCTGGGCGAAAGCCTGGGCGACCTGGCGGTGATGGTGCGCCGGAACGACTGGGCCAACCTGCGCGAAGCCACCGCCCAATTGGGTCTGCTGCTAGATGACGCCGGTGTTCTCTAA
- a CDS encoding Rieske 2Fe-2S domain-containing protein, producing MKLFNKKADKDAAGFYTAVAAAELPEGQMLTVDLNGTKVILVRWQGTPHAVSSICPHAAADLSGGEFYRGKLECPDHGYCFAVSTGRTLWPEDEMVRLKRYVAKEEAGQIKVKL from the coding sequence ATGAAGCTATTTAACAAGAAAGCGGACAAGGACGCGGCGGGATTTTATACGGCCGTTGCCGCTGCCGAACTGCCCGAAGGCCAGATGCTTACTGTGGACCTGAACGGCACAAAGGTGATCCTGGTGCGTTGGCAGGGGACGCCGCACGCCGTGAGCAGCATTTGCCCCCACGCTGCCGCCGATTTGTCTGGCGGCGAATTTTACCGGGGCAAGCTGGAATGCCCCGACCACGGCTACTGCTTTGCTGTGTCTACTGGCCGCACACTGTGGCCGGAAGATGAAATGGTCCGGCTAAAACGCTACGTTGCCAAAGAAGAAGCCGGGCAGATAAAAGTAAAACTGTAG
- a CDS encoding glycosyltransferase family 4 protein, with the protein MFRYLNAAQTFHPDRQHWRERFYKNAPAFRLRSWLASRHFQQLRGQVDLIVQLGVLFDVRWRANTPPSVIYVDYTAYLTAQRPLSGRSPFSERQRRDWLTLERSTFRKASHICTRSSLVRESIIHDYGIAPEKVTAVGGGVNFAQMPSPITYQPTDTPTILFIGKEFYRKGGDILLQAFMQVRQVAPGARLKMLTTHPLPNDFSDSGVEIISPTWDRQAIAALYASADLFVLPSRLETWGDVLLEAMSFGLPCIGVTGEAMAEIIEHEFSGLLVEREDVDSLTVAIIRLLTDFDLRRRLGQQARVQVEQTYNWADVVKRLRHSLISAGVADLSVG; encoded by the coding sequence ATGTTTCGCTATCTTAATGCTGCGCAAACATTTCATCCAGATAGGCAGCATTGGCGGGAACGGTTTTATAAGAATGCGCCGGCGTTTCGGCTGCGTTCCTGGTTGGCGAGCCGGCATTTTCAACAGCTACGTGGACAGGTTGACCTGATTGTGCAGTTAGGGGTCTTGTTTGATGTGCGCTGGCGGGCGAATACGCCTCCCAGTGTGATCTATGTGGATTACACCGCATATCTGACGGCGCAACGGCCGTTATCCGGCCGTTCTCCTTTTTCCGAGCGTCAGCGACGGGATTGGTTGACCCTGGAACGCAGCACTTTTCGCAAAGCCAGCCACATTTGCACCCGCAGCAGCCTGGTGCGCGAATCTATCATCCATGATTATGGCATTGCCCCGGAAAAAGTGACGGCCGTTGGCGGCGGCGTTAATTTTGCCCAGATGCCGTCACCTATCACCTACCAGCCCACCGACACACCCACGATACTCTTTATTGGCAAAGAGTTTTACCGTAAAGGTGGAGATATTTTGCTTCAGGCGTTTATGCAGGTGCGGCAGGTGGCGCCTGGGGCGCGGCTAAAAATGCTTACAACCCATCCGCTCCCCAACGATTTTTCCGATAGCGGCGTAGAAATCATATCTCCCACCTGGGATCGGCAGGCCATTGCTGCTCTGTATGCTTCCGCCGATTTGTTTGTGCTGCCTTCGCGGCTGGAAACGTGGGGCGATGTCTTGTTGGAAGCCATGAGTTTTGGCTTGCCGTGCATTGGGGTAACGGGGGAGGCAATGGCAGAAATCATCGAGCATGAATTTTCAGGGCTGCTGGTGGAGCGGGAAGATGTGGACAGTCTGACGGTGGCAATCATCCGTTTGCTGACGGATTTTGATTTACGCCGCCGCTTGGGCCAGCAAGCCCGTGTCCAAGTGGAACAGACCTACAACTGGGCAGACGTGGTAAAACGGCTGCGCCATTCTCTGATTTCGGCCGGCGTGGCCGATTTGTCTGTTGGTTAG
- a CDS encoding right-handed parallel beta-helix repeat-containing protein, translated as MFSGLKLQRFVVLALIVTVMIVWGFGRPALAVQQDEVVEIVTSVSAEAATRQKTAPRVWLEAPATAVAGQNVTVQLMVENVANLGGYEVTLAYDPARLALRTAVPDPALSSGRELFSLGHVRLAEGLILGVATCPVADCAAAAYQDAPRSANGASGRLELATFEFVARGQEQLTLDLAEILLVDTSGRALFASQRYQADLDAAAAPVAALDLSGNQVVNDADAYLVVDVWRDSLRNGRCFHPNVAHYDVNASGCLNTADVQTILAAWGQSVGSPPDIAAGGLSPEAIFTVNSALDQSDQTPGDGICLTAVGTCTLRAAIQEANARPGPDTIQFDIRNANGSCPNLVTIYPGSTLTIDAYDNASLTIDGYSQCSASANTQWLTGDAVIKIEIRGVSAAYVFGLHILSPNNLVKGLAVYNWHRQIQVLGTRAHHNTIAGNFIGTNAANTFTQSIGGIEGDGLRIQLGANNNQVGDANPAARNIISGNDQDGLDLELADFNVVVNNYIGLKQTGAVALFNVADGVDVAEGAANNQIGGLNPGERNVISGNGRDGIEISHEFTTQGNHFVGNFIGLNPGGTAAIPNRDRGITFEDNVNANFVYRNVIVGNGGDGVRFYTVFNNDLYDNFIGAAPTGLGPLDVVPVPGAENGLLALPNGSMPARNKGLSGVYMTAGSQNNRVTHNTIAYHPEYGIYLDVDKGYLTYGTCQTYYNTFSQNSLYDNAARGIRLRSSVCDDGLTYYPNEGVAFPQITSATTAQVVGNTCAGCLVELFISDKTVVDNPGGDNFGEGKTYLAQGAANGSGSFAIAISGIDAGAILTAHTTDSAGNTSEFARNVAVLALPTPTNTPTMTNTPTATSTATSTATSTPTATTTATATSTATPTNTATATSTATPTNTPTATNTATPTNTATPTNTVTATNTATPTNTATATNTATVTNTPTATGTPTATSTPTVTSTPTVIGVPPTYFTFLPILSKH; from the coding sequence ATGTTTTCTGGCCTGAAACTGCAAAGATTTGTTGTTCTGGCTTTAATCGTTACCGTTATGATTGTCTGGGGATTTGGTCGCCCGGCCCTGGCGGTACAACAAGACGAGGTTGTCGAAATCGTCACCTCGGTCAGCGCAGAGGCCGCCACCAGGCAGAAGACAGCGCCTCGGGTCTGGCTGGAAGCGCCGGCTACGGCCGTTGCCGGGCAAAACGTCACTGTTCAACTAATGGTCGAAAACGTTGCAAACCTGGGGGGCTATGAAGTAACCCTGGCCTATGATCCGGCGCGCCTGGCGCTGCGAACGGCCGTGCCTGATCCCGCTCTGTCCAGCGGACGAGAACTATTCAGCCTGGGCCATGTGCGTCTGGCCGAGGGTCTCATCCTGGGCGTGGCTACGTGCCCGGTGGCCGACTGCGCCGCTGCCGCTTACCAGGATGCACCCCGCAGCGCCAACGGCGCGTCGGGCCGGTTGGAATTAGCCACTTTTGAATTTGTTGCGCGCGGCCAGGAGCAGTTAACCCTCGACCTGGCCGAAATTTTGTTGGTAGACACGTCTGGCCGCGCTCTGTTCGCCAGCCAGCGCTATCAAGCCGACCTGGACGCGGCGGCTGCGCCTGTCGCTGCCCTGGATTTGTCTGGCAATCAGGTGGTCAACGATGCCGACGCCTATCTGGTGGTGGATGTCTGGCGCGATTCGCTGCGCAACGGCCGCTGCTTTCATCCCAACGTGGCCCATTACGACGTCAACGCCAGCGGCTGCCTGAACACCGCCGATGTGCAAACCATTCTGGCTGCCTGGGGGCAGTCGGTCGGTTCGCCGCCGGATATTGCGGCCGGCGGCCTGTCGCCGGAAGCCATTTTTACCGTCAACTCGGCCCTGGACCAAAGCGACCAGACTCCTGGCGATGGCATTTGCCTGACGGCCGTTGGGACCTGCACCCTGCGGGCGGCCATTCAAGAGGCCAACGCCCGGCCCGGCCCGGACACCATCCAGTTCGACATTCGCAACGCCAATGGTTCTTGCCCTAACCTGGTGACCATCTATCCAGGCAGCACGCTCACCATTGACGCCTACGACAACGCCAGCCTGACCATTGATGGCTACAGCCAGTGCAGCGCCTCGGCTAACACGCAGTGGCTCACCGGGGACGCCGTCATCAAGATAGAGATACGCGGCGTCAGTGCTGCCTATGTGTTTGGGCTGCATATTCTTTCGCCCAACAATCTTGTCAAGGGATTGGCTGTCTATAATTGGCACCGCCAGATTCAGGTGCTGGGCACACGCGCCCACCACAATACCATCGCCGGCAATTTCATTGGAACCAATGCTGCCAATACATTTACCCAATCTATTGGCGGTATTGAAGGGGATGGCTTGCGCATTCAATTGGGGGCGAACAACAACCAGGTTGGCGACGCGAATCCGGCGGCGCGCAACATCATCTCCGGCAACGATCAAGATGGGCTGGACCTGGAGTTGGCGGACTTCAATGTTGTTGTTAACAATTATATTGGCCTCAAACAAACCGGCGCCGTTGCTTTGTTCAATGTGGCCGATGGGGTAGATGTGGCCGAAGGTGCGGCCAACAACCAGATAGGCGGTCTGAATCCGGGCGAACGCAATGTTATCAGCGGCAACGGCCGTGATGGCATCGAAATATCCCACGAATTTACAACGCAGGGCAACCACTTTGTCGGCAATTTTATTGGCCTGAATCCTGGCGGCACAGCGGCAATCCCCAACCGCGACCGCGGCATCACCTTTGAAGATAACGTAAACGCCAATTTCGTTTATCGCAATGTTATTGTGGGTAATGGCGGGGATGGCGTGCGGTTTTATACCGTGTTCAACAACGATTTGTACGATAACTTTATTGGCGCCGCGCCCACCGGCCTGGGGCCGCTAGACGTAGTGCCTGTGCCCGGCGCCGAAAATGGCCTGCTCGCCCTACCCAACGGTTCCATGCCAGCGAGAAATAAAGGTCTGAGCGGCGTCTATATGACTGCTGGCAGCCAGAATAACCGTGTGACCCATAATACCATCGCTTACCATCCAGAGTACGGCATCTACCTGGACGTGGACAAGGGGTATCTGACTTACGGCACATGCCAGACATATTACAATACGTTCAGCCAGAACAGCCTGTACGATAATGCCGCCAGAGGCATCCGACTGCGTTCCAGTGTTTGCGACGATGGCCTGACATATTATCCCAATGAGGGCGTTGCTTTCCCACAGATCACGTCGGCGACAACGGCGCAGGTGGTGGGCAATACATGCGCCGGCTGTCTGGTGGAACTGTTTATCTCGGACAAAACAGTGGTGGACAACCCCGGTGGTGATAATTTTGGCGAGGGCAAAACCTATCTGGCGCAGGGCGCAGCCAACGGCAGTGGCAGTTTTGCCATCGCCATCAGTGGCATTGATGCCGGCGCGATTCTTACCGCCCACACCACCGACAGCGCAGGCAATACGTCTGAGTTTGCCCGCAATGTGGCGGTTCTTGCCCTTCCTACGCCAACCAACACCCCAACGATGACAAATACGCCCACGGCGACCAGTACGGCCACTTCCACAGCAACCAGTACGCCGACTGCCACTACCACAGCCACAGCAACCAGCACAGCGACGCCGACCAACACAGCCACAGCAACCAGCACAGCGACGCCGACCAACACACCCACAGCAACCAACACAGCGACACCAACCAACACAGCTACGCCAACCAATACGGTTACAGCAACGAATACAGCTACGCCAACCAATACGGCTACAGCAACGAATACAGCTACCGTGACGAACACCCCCACCGCAACCGGCACACCTACGGCGACGAGTACGCCCACGGTGACGAGTACGCCCACGGTTATAGGCGTACCGCCAACCTACTTTACGTTTTTACCTATCTTGAGCAAACATTAA